AGCTATCTTCCCGATGATTACTTTGCTGTCACTCATGCCAATCAGATTGTGGTATTAACTAAAACATCAGCAGGGTATTTTAACGCCAAACGCTGGCTAAGAACGCATGGCGCAAAAGAGGCCATTGACTATCAAGTCAAGCAGGGATGTATCGGATGCAGTGAAACCGATATTTATTTCTATCGCATTAATAAACCGGTTGATATTCATCCTCTTCCGGAAAAGAAAAAGCCTGAACGGATGTTGCCAGCTAAAAATCCCGTACAGAATAATTCGTCACTGACGAGTAAACTGTTGACGGTGATTCAATCACCACAGATTATCGGTGTTAAAAATAACGTATCACCGGCTCAGAGAAATAAACCTCTCATTCACGCTCAACTCATGATTATACCACAAAAAACAACGATGTTGCACACGGATAAACCGTTTTTATGTTGAAAAAACTGCCCTGAATGCGGCGTACACCGGAAAAGGAAAGCAGATTAAGAGCGTGGGATTTCGTGTTATCGGATAGATTAATACCTTTCTGCAGACATTTAAGCTTTACGAGTTAACTACCGAGAAAACGGCTACCAATTTGTATAATCTTATTTCACTTGGAAATAGGCCTTTTCAGCTCTTCTTTAAATTTTGAATATTCTGTTCGATGAAAGAAAAATCTGATATATTCAAAATACGAGTAACACGGTAACTTTTTACCATGCAATGGAACTGCATTCCATTATAAATATATGATGAATAATGGGATTATAAAGAAATCAATCATTTCTTTGTCTGTCTTTTTACTGTCATCTTAAGTGAGTGCTGCCACTCAGGTTAGTCATGAGGTTGTTGCAGAAGCGCACAAAAACGCAGATGTCGCCAAAGAAAAGTTACATGAAGTTCAGGATATGGGCACCGACCTAAAACTGAAAAGCAAGTATGCTGTTGAAGGTAATTCTGTTAGTGGCAAAGTATCTGAAGAGTTACAAAAAGCCTGGCATGTAACTAAATAAGACGCAGAGAAAGTGTGGGATAAAACTAAGCAGGACGTAGAGGATATTGAAGAATAAGGTAAGCAAATAGTACATGAGTTTTAGGTGTGCGCTACGCGCACAGAAGGCGGCAAATGGGGTCATATAGTTCACGATACCCCAATGCCGCCGAAGCCCGGCGCAGCCGGTACGTTCCTTACAGATACCCCATACCCGTTCCTCCCCCTGCCAGACGGGGTTTTAAAGGCTTGAGCAGCGCGAAAGCCGCTTAACCGAACTATCAGTGACACAAAAGCTAAGTGGTCGAAGACAAAAGAATGTCAAAGCGGCATAACTATCATCCAAAGCTCCAGAAATCACAAACACGAAAACCTGAACATTATTAGTTACAGCATTCATAATTTTTTTTGCTGGATCAAAGGTATAGTCGGGAAAAGAGCTGTGGGGGGTTTCTTGTTTGTTTGGATGTTTGCGAATTTTGCAGGGTTGGAGGTTGCTGAAGGTTTGGATGATTGAACTGCGTGTGAGTGTTCGCTGTAAGTGAAGCCTTATTTTGAGTTTGGGATAGGAAGGGTGGAGTTAGTGGGGTGTTCTTGGTTATTTTTTTCTGTAATAGGAAGTTACAGTTATTTTGCATCTATTTTATAGGGGCTATTTATTGATAGTTTTCTTTTGCATCTGTTGGTGGATAAAAAAGACCGGGGGTCGGTTTGGGCGGAATTATGGGGTGGGAGTGAGGGAAATAACGACGGAGAGGCGTGAAAATAAGGGGAGTATTGGGGTAGTGGCGTGCAGAAGCCTACGCCGTGAAGCGCATCATGTTTTCAGGGGCGGAAAGCCGGGCAAAAGAGAGTTTAGGGGGTGTCTGGCGGTGGGGCTGTAGACGCAGCCAGCTTGCGCAGGGCATGGTAACGCTGGTCGACCAGACGCCTTAGCCCCTGGTGACCCATCGCTTCCAGCTCGTCCTTGCTGTGCAGCTTCACCAGGTCGTTAATGATGAAATGCCGGGCCTGTGAAGGAGCCATTTCATCAATCTTGCGCGCATGACGACGCTGCTTGTTGAACGCCCGCTTCTTAAGGCGGTAATCAAACGCGTTCTTGATGTGTTTTTCTTTGGCGCGGCGGCGAGCTTCGCTCAGGGTGATGGGCCCCTCGCCTTTTTCCCGCAGCTTCTTGTTTTCCCAGGCCAGCTGCTGATTCTGTGCTGACAGGAATTTACCCACCTCGTAATCGATAAGCACAAAGAACAGCTCGGTGACCCAGATAATCTTGGGGATATAGGAATGTGTGCTG
The DNA window shown above is from Sodalis glossinidius str. 'morsitans' and carries:
- a CDS encoding cag pathogenicity island Cag12 family protein; its protein translation is MVLTKTSAGYFNAKRWLRTHGAKEAIDYQVKQGCIGCSETDIYFYRINKPVDIHPLPEKKKPERMLPAKNPVQNNSSLTSKLLTVIQSPQIIGVKNNVSPAQRNKPLIHAQLMIIPQKTTMLHTDKPFLC